The sequence atagcaaacatCGACCCAAAACGTCAGGAAGCTTCGTTTTCTTTATCCAGAGGAACCTCTGAAACCTTACAGCAATTTGtccttttctgctttgttgcattaaaattgtgcatctttaatttattgctgagcaactacatttcttttgttttggttttttttttttccactgggaGATTTTTGTCCGCAATGTGAACATTTTGAACACGACAGAACAGAACACCGGTCCAGAAAAGCCCCAGACTTCCATTTCTCTGGAACAGCGCCATCTACTGGTGGGTAGAAGAAGAGCGAAGCGGTCATATTTACACTCACGacacagaaatacagaaatatttctggacaagtttattgttattgagagtcatttcagccaaaattaaataaataagtgaaacatgaaacatttacaaacacagaaacaattaAGTTTGATCAGATCAGTCTCTGCAAATGAATACATGctgaaaatgtgaacattttgttcAACTGGACCCTTAATACTCCACTTTCTTAACCAAATGTCAGAGCTGAAGCTCgtcttgtttcctttttctcaaattagagaaaaaaaaagttcagtttcactttgagtgaaataaaatattaatttgtgatTAATGCTTTTAATAAATGTGGACGAACATCTACACACGAGAAAAGGTTTGGGTACctgaatattatttattttcatcatctgttttattattttttgctttaatatttatgtttttgtaagaaccaacacaaaaacatctcaagAGGTTAtccttgaaataaaaatgataaaaatgaaataaacatgcactgcacaaacataaaaaacaaatattaaaaaaactaatattttaattttttctcatttttagctGTACTTTCcactctgatttttatttctgcacattttctcatttattttcgCGGTCAAACTGCTGACTTTAGATCACAACACTTTCCATGATCAGAAACATTCAGGGACCATGAAGCAGTATTACAggtgaggtcaaaggtcagccatCACTGTCTGTCTGGGTTTCCAGTAGCAGAGTTCAGTTAAAGAGAAGAAGAACCAGCGTCTCTTTGGAATGTGCTGAGTCAGGagatttgacctttgacctcctccACCGTCCTGTCCAGCTGCTCCCCGGCCGTCTGCAGCGTCTCCCTCTGTTTCTGCAGCCGACCCAGCGCCTCCTCCAGTCGGCTGTTCAGATCCAAATAGCGGCGGCTCTGCTGGAACCGCAGCTCCGCCTCGCTGTCCGCCGGCCAGGGCCAAGCTAAACACAGAACGTCCAAACGTCCGGTCAGCGGGTCGGATCCAAACACACACGACTTCTGTTCTCTTAATAAAGTGCATGTCATAAATATATGTGACATACTTATGAGCATGTCACAATTAAGTACAAGTCATTATCACAAGATTTAAagcaataattaataattaaaagtataaaagttGTAATTATGAGCATTAAAATTgagttttaaagtcataatcACAAGATGCAAAGTTTGAAATTATAACTTTCATATCTTATGacttttattctcagaattatTAGTTCAAAACTGTCTcccctttgttttttatttctttcatggCGGAtaaatccagttttcttttccCGTTGAGAGTGAAATCCCCTTTTCTTTATCTTGTCTGACTGGGGAATTAATGATGCTGGAtttcttcagaaacaaaagc comes from Gambusia affinis linkage group LG10, SWU_Gaff_1.0, whole genome shotgun sequence and encodes:
- the lg10h19orf25 gene encoding UPF0449 protein C19orf25 homolog — translated: MNIGSKTKKRVVLPSRPELPTVDQLLEDIHKAAPDDPVFSILDKTEQAWPWPADSEAELRFQQSRRYLDLNSRLEEALGRLQKQRETLQTAGEQLDRTVEEVKGQIS